From the Methylobacterium currus genome, one window contains:
- a CDS encoding DUF485 domain-containing protein — translation MSADHTLARSSSDDLPQARLGWIMAAIQTLIYAGFVGTFIASPETMTRPIATGMAVTVATVFGLLCILSTMVLTGTYVLIANRLTAR, via the coding sequence ATGTCCGCGGACCACACCCTTGCGCGATCATCAAGCGACGACCTGCCGCAGGCGCGGCTTGGCTGGATCATGGCGGCGATCCAGACGCTGATCTACGCTGGCTTCGTCGGCACCTTCATCGCCTCGCCCGAGACGATGACCCGCCCGATCGCCACCGGGATGGCAGTTACGGTTGCGACCGTGTTCGGGCTCCTCTGCATCCTGTCGACGATGGTGCTCACCGGCACCTACGTCCTAATCGCCAACCGCCTTACCGCGCGCTGA